A genomic region of Rhipicephalus sanguineus isolate Rsan-2018 chromosome 3, BIME_Rsan_1.4, whole genome shotgun sequence contains the following coding sequences:
- the LOC119386677 gene encoding NFU1 iron-sulfur cluster scaffold homolog, mitochondrial, whose protein sequence is MAARIFALLHNRCLSVLRSDAVLLRGAPSSHTGSRRGFKTSWVSRMFIQTQDTPNPNCLKFLPNVKVLEQGTRDFPNIASAKDSPLARHLLRAEGVKAVFLGPDFITVTKADDETEWKVVKPHVFAAIMDFFATGLPVLDDGSATTQLSEDTQPKEGDSETVLTIKELIETRIRPTVQEDGGDIVYMGFEDGVVKLKLQGSCTGCPSSSVTLKAGIQNMLQFYVPEVKSVEQVVDEAEKVSNQEFEKLEDTIRRKGVDP, encoded by the coding sequence ATGGCGGCCCGCATCTTCGCACTCCTTCACAATCGCTGCTTGAGTGTTTTGCGAAGCGATGCCGTGTTGCTTCGCGGCGCTCCGTCATCGCACACTGGGAGCCGTCGAGGCTTCAAGACATCGTGGGTGTCGCGCATGTTCATCCAGACCCAAGACACTCCCAACCCGAACTGCCTCAAGTTCTTGCCGAACGTGAAAGTGCTCGAGCAaggcacccgcgactttccgaACATCGCGAGCGCGAAGGACTCCCCGCTGGCGCGTCACTTGCTTCGCGCGGAAGGCGTCAAAGCCGTGTTCCTGGGCCCGGACTTCATCACCGTGACGAAGGCGGACGACGAGACGGAGTGGAAAGTCGTCAAGCCGCACGTCTTCGCGGCCATCATGGACTTCTTCGCCACCGGACTGCCCGTGCTGGACGACGGCAGTGCTACGACCCAGCTGTCCGAAGACACGCAGCCGAAAGAAGGCGATAGCGAGACGGTGCTGACGATCAAGGAGCTGATCGAGACGAGGATAAGACCGACGGTGCAAGAGGACGGTGGCGACATCGTCTACATGGGCTTCGAGGACGGCGTCGTCAAGCTGAAGCTGCAAGGTTCTTGCACGGGATGCCCGAGTTCGTCGGTGACGTTGAAGGCGGGAATTCAAAACATGCTGCAGTTCTACGTGCCTGAAGTTAAGAGCGTCGAGCAAGTTGTGGACGAGGCGGAGAAAGTCTCGAACCAAGAATTTGAAAAACTGGAAGACACGATACGACGGAAAGGAGTGGATCCGTAA